From a region of the Dictyostelium discoideum AX4 chromosome 2 chromosome, whole genome shotgun sequence genome:
- a CDS encoding hypothetical protein (2-AMINOMUCONATE DEAMINASE), with protein MSKNGEAFILDDRARALANYPHMRKAGDFLFVSGISSRRPDNTYEGVHVDENGKVTLNIEQQTRAVIENIRTILKSAGADLENIIDLTVFLVDMKDYNGFNLAYNDYFKIETGPTRTTVAVHQLPNPNLLIEIKATALCNK; from the coding sequence atgtcaaaaAATGGAGAAGCATTTATTTTAGATGATCGTGCAAGAGCACTTGCAAATTATCCACATATGAGAAAAGCAGGTGactttttatttgtatcagGTATTTCATCACGTAGACCAGATAATACTTATGAAGGTGTTCATGTCGATGAAAATGGTAAAGTTACACTCAACATTGAACAACAAACTAGAGCAGTCATTGAAAACATTAGAACCATCTTAAAATCAGCAGGAGCTGATCTCGAAAATATCATTGATCTCACTGTTTTCTTAGTAGATATGAAAGATTACAATGGTTTCAATTTAGCATACAAtgattatttcaaaattgaAACTGGTCCAACTAGAACCACCGTTGCTGTTCATCAATTACCAAAtccaaatcttttaattgaaattaaagcaACTGCATtatgtaataaataa
- the hspG1 gene encoding heat shock protein Hsp20 domain-containing protein, which translates to MATIFDILNSINNKNNNHSNYYSCKRLKSNNNNNNNNFRNNSIKRIDIIPSMDVTITDNNIIIETELAGISKDNIEIDIKDSILTIQGEKKINNNYKQQQQQHSDKTKTNNELPLIEENKKEFRKYLSERSFGNFKRCLDLTSILYQLDLSTIKSNFENGLLIITINKKSDLSNSSFKININ; encoded by the coding sequence atggcaaCAATTTtcgatattttaaattcaattaataataaaaataataaccattcaaattattattcatgTAAAAGactaaaatcaaataataataataataataataattttagaaataacAGCATTAAAAGAATTGATATTATACCATCAATGGATGTTACAATCACAGATAACAACATAATAATTGAAACTGAATTAGCAGGTATTTCAAAAGATAATATCGAAATCGATATTAAAGATTCGATTCTAACCATTCAAGgtgaaaagaaaatcaataataattacaaacaacaacaacaacaacactcAGATAAAACCAAAACAAACAATGAGCTACCTTTAATAGAAgagaataaaaaagaatttagaaaatatttATCAGAGAGatcatttggtaattttaaaagatgttTGGATTTAACTAGTATTTTATATCAATTAGATTTATCAactattaaatcaaattttgaaaatggtcTATTAATAATCACAATCAATAAGAAATCTGATCTATCAAAttcttcttttaaaataaatattaattaa
- a CDS encoding hypothetical protein (Similar to Dictyostelium discoideum (Slime mold). MkpA protein): MNNKSINIIFIFFLINLFVNYTTTTTTSTTTIYVSNLNPKTYEGTNCGDSINTPCVNLNDACTLVSQKNNSIIEIEILNNNKLNNKEYKPTSKLEIVNENLSFSINGGLESTIIDITDFQDSFINIIKTNVTTTTESTINNNNNNNNNKFNFTNLTFKRNLNFSLPSSTKIRPTLFNIVNIKNLLFNNIEIILNNNTINDGSDYHHTDDDDEYHDDNEIIIQETAFFNFTNSNVKFSDCSIPSYKPIIGKDSTIEINFSNFTLDPNNLNSCYPCQYKINQSIDIVNNNNNKNDNNNNNNNNNNNKQQHKNSNSEYKENLIILSITISFSIIIVITATYKLYNKYRLYKTVNLSKSNNNNNNNNNTSTKTTSGGSGGGINLLKNIISKKTNSDYIKLEAIKSGDNVISINSE; this comes from the exons ATGAacaataaatcaataaatataatatttatcttttttttaataaatttatttgtcAATTATAccactactacaactacttCAACTACAACCATCTatgtttcaaatttaaacCCAAAGACATATGAAGGAACAAACTGTGGGGATTCAATTAATACTCCATGTGTAAATTTAAACGATGCTTGTac tttagttagtcaaaaaaacaattcaataattgaaattgaaatattaaataataataaacttaataataaagaatataaaCCAACAAGTAAATTAGAAATtgttaatgaaaatttatcattttcaattaatggtgGTTTAGAATCAACTATAATTGATATAACAGATTTTCAAGATAGTTtcataaatattataaaaacaaatgtaacaacaacaacagaatcaacaattaataataacaataataataataataataaatttaattttacaaatttaacaTTTAAAAGAAACTTAAACTTTTCATTACCATCTTCAACTAAAATAAGGCcaacattatttaatattgtaaatattaaaaatttattatttaataatattgaaataatattaaataataatacaattaatgATGGTAGTGACTATCATCatactgatgatgatgatgaatatcATGATGATAACGAAATTATAATTCAAGAAACTgcatttttcaattttacaaATAGTAATGTAAAATTTTCAGATTGTAGTATCCCATCATATAAACCAATAATTGGTAAAGATAGtactattgaaattaatttttcaaatttcacTTTAgatccaaataatttaaattcatgtTACCCATgtcaatataaaattaatcaatcTATAgatattgttaataataataataacaaaaatgacaacaacaacaacaacaataataataataataataaacaacaacataaaaatagtaattcaGAATATAAAGAAAATCTAATTATCCTATCAATAACAATCTCATTCTCAATCATTATAGTCATAACAGCAACTTATAAACTTTATAATAAGTATAGATTATATAAAACtgtaaatttatcaaaatcaaataataataataataataataataatacttcaacaaaaacaactagtggtggtagtggtggtggtattaatttactaaaaaatataatttcaaagaaaacaaatagtgattatattaaattagaaGCTATTAAATCAGGGGATAatgtaatttcaataaattcggaataa
- the gacFF gene encoding F-box-containing protein (pleckstrin homology (PH) domain-containing protein) → MNGSPYSSSSWVKSSLSTNSLGSLSNSYAAGSAGGSGNRSTVRGDSNKDQKLLGYLQKQSKSQLPNSNVKIFKKKWFWFESDSGTLFYSATSTGALSTPLTPSSLSENIKSIKITSQTTIEQSISFRLELIIKDKVPNDEFTVLNWVNTLNQWKKLNCNLDFTNDTTTTTNNSNNSNSNNNNKQYNSIENPDYLGKFGEVEGLLNAMSVSTSLNTMKTVKPLINKIQNDSEQLKLVLSQVEQQIEFLKSCQLELISHLSNDNNNNNNNNNNNNNILQILQQQQPISSKRTVSNDNLVGSNNSNNQLSLSIGLPINLNTSNTTTTTITNNTIEGENDDDEEEDEINQTSDIFSLLPTHLTLYVFSYLEPKELLILAQVSSQWQKLAGDNLLWVRFVTHFITPASIFDKSHNWKSVYLANTVTSLGYCSNYYYLKNQQKGGICTNKEKYMNRAISMYGVTPLTSLSSSKEGWLYKRGDDLLRIWKKRYFVLRDSSLFYFKHQNDNFPCGVILLNHGTKLKRASASTRKNCFKILQSKNSTITMVHKKRMPYYLSTDKEDDCNDWMILLNSIIKSNTQHQNNYGVITISGTSNNNNNNVYINNNNNNNNNNNNNNNNNNNNNNNNGSQSYNLPPLLSKSPSFSNALTSSTGISGGGGGSTKSRKSHKKSFSSGGGGSGGNNNFEQMQQQIQSVHLTPIYPMFGVALSKILENQSLITTQTHLKIPFILYICLNYIISKGIKEEGIFRVSGSLREVQELQEHFEQGREIDLDQHDIHAICGLVKTFFRKLPHTLVAADLDEYSTSVQLAASQTEDEKIQEFKFIFESISENSFHIFELLLYCLRLIVRNESFNKMTIENLLIVIMPTLKCSPVLITNGIKYYDEIFIKK, encoded by the exons atgaaCGGATCACCctattcatcatcatcatggGTGAAATCTTCACTATCAACCAATTCATTAGGTTCATTATCAAACAGTTATGCAGCAGGTAGTGCAGGAGGTAGTGGTAATAGAAGTACAGTTAGAGGTGATAGCAATAAAGATCAAAAG tTGTTGGGATATTTACAAAAGCAATCTAAATCTCaattaccaaattcaaatgttaaaatttttaaaaagaaatggtTTTGGTTTGAATCTGATAGTGGAACATTATTCTATTCAGCCACATCAACAGGTGCATTATCAACACCAttaacaccatcatcattatcagagaacataaaatcaattaaaattacatcaCAAACTACAATTGaacaatcaatttcatttagattggaattaataattaaagataaagtac CAAATGATGAATTTACAGTTTTAAATTGGGTTAATACATTAAATCAAtggaagaaattaaattgtaatttaGATTTCACCAAtgacaccaccaccaccaccaacaatagcaataatagcaatagcaataataataataagcaATATAATTCAATAGAGAATCCAGATTATCTTGGGAAGTTTGGTGAAGTTGAAGGATTATTAAATGCAATGTCAGTTTCAACATCACTTAATACGATGAAAACAGTTAAaccattaataaataaaattcaaaatgattctgaacaattaaaattggtattaTCACAAGTTGAACAACAAATTGAATTCTTAAAATCATGTCAACTCGAATTAATTTCAcatttatcaaatgataataataataataataataataacaataataataataatatactacaaatattacaacaacaacaacctatATCATCAAAAAGAACAGTATCCAATGATAATCTTGTAGgatcaaataatagtaataatcaattatcattatcaataggATTAcctattaatttaaatacttccaataccactactacaacaataaccaataatacaattgaaggtgaaaatgatgatgatgaagaagaagatgaaattaatcaaacaagtgatatattttcattattaccaacTCATTTAACATTATATGTATTTTCATATTTAGAACCAAAAGAGTTATTGATATTAGCACAAGTATCATCACAATGGCAAAAGTTAGCAGGTGATAATTTACTTTGGGTAAGATTTGTAACACATTTTATAACGCCAGCATCAATTTTTGATAAGAGTCATAATTGGAAATCGGTTTATTTAGCAAATACAGTAACATCATTAGGTTATTgctcaaattattattatttaaagaatcaacAAAAAGGTGGTATTTGTACAAATAAAGAAAAGTATATGAATAGAGCGATCAGTATGTATGGTGTAACACCATTGACATCATTATCGTCATCGAAAGAGGGTTGGTTATATAAGAGGGGTGATGATTTACTTAGAATTTGGAAAAAGAGATATTTCGTATTGAGAGATAGTtcattgttttattttaaacatcaaaatgataatttccCATGTGGTGTTATCCTTTTGAATCATGGTACGAAATTAAAGAGAGCTTCAGCTTCAACCAGAAAGAATTGTTTCAAAATACTTCAATCtaaaaattcaacaattacaatggtacataaaaaaagaatgccATATTATCTTTCAACTGATAAAGAAGATGATTGTAATGATTGgatgatattattaaattcaataattaaatcaaatactCAACATCAAAATAATTATGGTGTAATTACAATTTCTGGtacaagtaataataataataataatgtatatataaataataataataataataataataataataataataataataataataataacaataacaataataataatggtagtcAAAGTTATAatttaccaccattattaagTAAATCACCATCATTTAGTAATGCATTAACAAGTAGTACAGGtattagtggtggtggtggtggtagtactAAATCACGTAAATCACATaagaaatcattttcatcggGTGggggtggtagtggtggtaataataattttgaacaaatgcaacaacaaatacaatcTGTACATTTAACACCAATTTATCCAATGTTTGGTGTTGCATTATCAAAGATATTAGAGaatcaatcattaataaCAACTCAAACTCATTTAAAGATACCATTTATATTGtatatttgtttaaattatattatttcaaaGGGTATAAAGGAAGAGGGTATATTTAGAGTATCAGGTAGTTTAAGAGAGGTTCAAGAATTACAAGAACATTTTGAACAAGGTAGAGAAATCGATTTGGATCAACATGATATTCATGCAATTTGTGGTTTGGTTAAAACATTCTTTAGGAAATTACCTCATACATTGGTTGCTGCAGATTTAGATGAATATTCAACATCTGTACAATTGGCTGCATCTCAAACTGAGGATGAAAAAATCCAagaattcaaattcattttcgAAAGTATTTCAGAGAATTCATTCCATATCtttgaactattattatattgtCTAAGATTAATCGTTAGAAATGAATCTTTTAACAAAATGaccattgaaaatttattaattgtaatcATGCCCACTTTAAAATGTTCACCTGTATTAATAACAAAtggaattaaatattatgatgaaatattcattaaaaaataa